The Infirmifilum lucidum DNA segment CAAGAGAAGCAACTTCACCTTTAGTAATAAAAAATCTTAAAGAGCAATTTTTATATAGGCGTTTTTTCTAAAATATGTATTATGGGCGAGAAAAAGCCCGAAGAAAAGCCCAGAGCGAGGCCTAAAGCTCTATATATCGCTGCCGCTATTATCGTGGTAATCGTTTTAGCCGCTCTAGCTTATATCCTAACGCTTCCTAAAGCCCCTCAAGTTGCATGGCAATTACCTCTCCCCCCTGATGCCAGGAGAGGGGACGTGTTGGTTATAGAGAATCACCACGGCACGCACGCAGATCCCCAGAACTTCAACCGTCTGGTTCCTGGCAGACCTGGATGGGGTGCTACTGGTTATAGCCAGGTTTGCGCAGGCGCCCTCTGGTATATAAACACTACGAATTCAGAACTTATTAGCTGGTTGGCTGCAGGTCCTCCGGAATACTCTCCAGACTATAGGGAGGTGACTATCTACCTGAGGAAAGGTATTACCTGGAGTGACGGAGTCCCATTCACTGCTGATGATGTAGTGTTCCACATAAACTTGATCAGGAATACACAAGGTCTTTTCGGTAATGCCATCTTCAAGAAGTGGGTTGCTGATGTTTCGAAGGTTGACGACTATACCGTCAAAGTCAAGCTCACTGAGCCTAACCCAAGGTTCCACCTATTCTTGACGGTGGTAATCTACGGATCTCCTTATAATGGTATAGTACCGAAACACATATGGGAGAAGGAAGACCCCCTCAAGTTCAAGTTTTACCCGCCAGTCTGCCTAGGACCGTATGTACTGAAACAAGTGGATCCGGGGGGTAACTGGTTCCTATGGGAGAGGAATGAGAACTGGTGGGGTACGAGGCTTTATGGCATGAAACCGGCTCCCAAGTACGTGCTATTCATACACCACGGGCCTGAAGATAAGAAGGCTTTAGCTATGTCGAGACACGAACTCGATGCTATAAGAACCTTCCTGCCGGAAAACTTCCAGGTAGTGTGGCAGAACAACAAGTATATAGGTGGATGGAGGAAGGAGCCGCCCTTTGCCTGGCTCTTCGACGCTTGTGTTAAAGGCATAGCCTTTAATCTCCAGAGGTATCCCTACAACATAACTGAGGTCAGACTTGCTTTAAGGCATGTAATAAACTTCAAGGCTATATATGAGGCCTTCGAGGGACCTGACGGATCTCTGCCTTCAGTGGCAGCTCTACCTGTTGTACCAACCCCCCTGGCTGTCAAACTATATTACGAACCACTTGAAAGTGAGCTAGTTAAACTGGGTTATGATCCAAGTATAAAGTGGTGGAAATATGACCCTGAGAAGGCTGCCCGGCTTCTTGAAAGTGTAGGATTTAAGAAGGGGCCTGACGGTAAATGGCGCCTACCCAACGGCGAGAAATGGGTTATAAACATAATAGCCCCGAGTGGCTTTGAAATGGAGAGCCAGAGGATAGCCTTCTTAGTTGCCGACCAGTGGAAAGCTTTTGACATAGAAGTTAACGTTAACCCAGTTGAAACTGGAGTATTCTCGCCTTCATGGAGCAGAGGCACATTCGACGTGGGAGCATTCTGGCCCGGCTGCTCACTCCTGGCAGACTTAACGCCCCATATACAATGGTGGCACAGCAAGTACTTTGACCCCTCTGCACCAAGCATTGGGTGGGCTGGCTACTCCTTCCCAAAGAGAGATTTATTGAACAGCATAATAGACGAGATGGAGCGAACGCCTTCAGGAGACCCCAAGATCTACGAGCTGGGCCGAGAAGCTCTATTGATATGGGCTGAGCAGGCGCCATGGATAGGTTTCTTCCCAACACCGTTCTATACTTTAAACGACAATTACGTGTGGACAAACTGGCCTCACTACCCCGATAACTACTACATGGATCCAGTCTACTGGTGGGCTCAAATGCAGTTTATAATACTCCAGCTTAAACCAACAGGCAACGTTGAGAGGCTAGATAAGACTATGCCGGGAAAGCCTCCTGTGCTACCCATTGAGATTCCCAAAAAGCCCTAAATAACTTAGGCAAAAATGAGGTTCTTTTTTCTTTGTTGGTAGGTGTTGATGTCTGGAGAGGGTCTCCTAAGATTTGCCTTAATAAGGGTAGTGTACTTCTTTGCAACTATATTTACGGCATTTAGCCTAACTTACCTACTCCTTAGGCTTATGCCTGTTAATGCCGTGGAGAACGTAATTACCCAAATCACTGCCCAAGGTATGATCTACGATCCTGAGGCTTTAAATATCCTAAGGAGACAACTCTACGAAATCTTCGGGCTTGTAGGATCTCCCTGGGAGCAATACCTCAGGTATCTTAGGGGCGTCTTCACACTCGATTTTGGCCCCTCAATACTAGCCTTCCCGACTCCAGCCAAGAGTCTCGTGGTCAGGTATCTTCCGTGGACTATTGGACTGCTCTTCTTCACGACTATTATCTCATGGGTCATTGGAAACTTACTGGGCATGTTGTCAGCGCTTAAGGAGGAGTCCATACTCTCAAAGATCCTCCAGGGAGTAGCTGTAACTCTCTACCCCATACCCTATTATGTAATGGCTCTAGTCCTCATATTTTTACTAGCCTATTTAATCCCTATTTTCCCGCTTAGTGGGTCTTCTATTTACATGGAGAGGCTGGATCTAGGCACAGTGCTCAGTATTCTCCGTGCAGCGACACTCCCTGCTCTCTCAATAGTGATAGTAAGTGCATTAGGCTGGTGGTTTCTCAGCTCTAGGACTCTAACTCTGAGAGTTAAAGCAGAGGATTATGTAGAGCAAGCTTACCTGAGAGGTCTTCCCGAGGGACTAATCGTGAAGAAGTATATTATGAGGAATATATTACTCCCACAAGTGACTGCTCTGGGATTAGCCTTAGGTACTATCTTCAGCGGAGCCGTAATAACAGAGGCCATTTTCGCTTACCCGGGTCTTGGCCTCCTTCTTTTTAGAGCAATAAGTACAGGCGATTACTCTACGGCTCTGAGTATCGTAAGTCTCTCTATATATGGGGTTGCTCTCGGAACTCTTATCCTCGACCTTATCTATCCTCTCATAGACCCTAGAGTAGGACACAGGTGAGAACATGAGAAAGCAGCCTCTCTTGACAAGAATAGGTGAACTTTTTAAGCCCCTTGTAAGATATACTCTTCTTCTTTATAAATTCAACCTTAAATTCAGGGTAGGTCTATTAACTCTGACGGCGCTCATACTCTTTGGCGCGATCTCCGTTGCGACACCGC contains these protein-coding regions:
- a CDS encoding ABC transporter substrate-binding protein, with the translated sequence MGEKKPEEKPRARPKALYIAAAIIVVIVLAALAYILTLPKAPQVAWQLPLPPDARRGDVLVIENHHGTHADPQNFNRLVPGRPGWGATGYSQVCAGALWYINTTNSELISWLAAGPPEYSPDYREVTIYLRKGITWSDGVPFTADDVVFHINLIRNTQGLFGNAIFKKWVADVSKVDDYTVKVKLTEPNPRFHLFLTVVIYGSPYNGIVPKHIWEKEDPLKFKFYPPVCLGPYVLKQVDPGGNWFLWERNENWWGTRLYGMKPAPKYVLFIHHGPEDKKALAMSRHELDAIRTFLPENFQVVWQNNKYIGGWRKEPPFAWLFDACVKGIAFNLQRYPYNITEVRLALRHVINFKAIYEAFEGPDGSLPSVAALPVVPTPLAVKLYYEPLESELVKLGYDPSIKWWKYDPEKAARLLESVGFKKGPDGKWRLPNGEKWVINIIAPSGFEMESQRIAFLVADQWKAFDIEVNVNPVETGVFSPSWSRGTFDVGAFWPGCSLLADLTPHIQWWHSKYFDPSAPSIGWAGYSFPKRDLLNSIIDEMERTPSGDPKIYELGREALLIWAEQAPWIGFFPTPFYTLNDNYVWTNWPHYPDNYYMDPVYWWAQMQFIILQLKPTGNVERLDKTMPGKPPVLPIEIPKKP
- a CDS encoding ABC transporter permease, with amino-acid sequence MSGEGLLRFALIRVVYFFATIFTAFSLTYLLLRLMPVNAVENVITQITAQGMIYDPEALNILRRQLYEIFGLVGSPWEQYLRYLRGVFTLDFGPSILAFPTPAKSLVVRYLPWTIGLLFFTTIISWVIGNLLGMLSALKEESILSKILQGVAVTLYPIPYYVMALVLIFLLAYLIPIFPLSGSSIYMERLDLGTVLSILRAATLPALSIVIVSALGWWFLSSRTLTLRVKAEDYVEQAYLRGLPEGLIVKKYIMRNILLPQVTALGLALGTIFSGAVITEAIFAYPGLGLLLFRAISTGDYSTALSIVSLSIYGVALGTLILDLIYPLIDPRVGHR